One genomic region from Bombus terrestris chromosome 15, iyBomTerr1.2, whole genome shotgun sequence encodes:
- the LOC100652059 gene encoding mucin-17 isoform X5 — MPRCCNENKAVSSVGTSREHNTEDILLTQSRSFTIGSQLELEEDPPIVEKSHRRVRCDLSPVPTNTSTNLNIKLLSIKADRNSRQDQVETGSGGYRERKKEIKKRAAIGNTVRGFLSSGHSRQDRYETNRQQSSGGSGLSSLCPKLVASGGGGNQSGISLAVGHLASQEGVGPCSVVTTQRIHNHTHNHKRQRKLSIVSQAGTSAHSSGDRKTSNLSRSSTPICKKQVRTQRADHTDSLSITSNGVASSSPSSKKKVLSALRICEKSSSRNLNSPSLDHENDRSFSDAEEAITATENVFNVPGSSSTPSTPLSRLKSKKSDEDETSVEYNIGKEGADSSRKPSDKKGSLDSNEEKTSTLECFECSKTSNIIRKISANSIDEEISAQNKQKVISTSSTSTKSSNIKSRNKYVAEKMIEQHNSKNLKGINMEKNINTSSSTETSMSSATNKNNEKTKRKTSNEEPKSTNIAENEDLAKNSEKNVIDDKDDTQQSEEMVKSSRFVTSKVSEEIVETEIKDIDAQREVEEEVTIYDEDDNGTSISDIVATQALHESLSKLGKVPPLDTELKNVKDTNTQDETKMVKEEKEKEVVQEETVEGFIGPLLDENFKADEKLTQKTMAMEEVRNLLMKVKVQTVEDDDDEEKAIGISPDGRFLKFEEEIGRGSFKTVYRGLDTQTGVAVAWCELQEKKLNKTERLRFREEAEMLKGLQHPNIVRFYDYWEVTLTRRKYIVLVTELMTSGTLKTYLRRFKKINPKVVKSWCRQILKGLSFLHSRSPPIIHRDLKCDNIFITGTTGSVKIGDLGLATLKNRSFAKSVIGTPEFMAPEMYEEHYDESVDVYAFGMCMLEMATSEYPYSECTGPAQIYKRVVSGVKPQSYDKVENPEVREIIEMCIRLKKEERPLVKDLLNHEFFADDVGLKLEMVSRDSAVADAELSRVEFRLRVLDPKKRTNKHKENEAIQFDFDIQTDNAEEVASEMAKSSLILEEDVKAVAKMLKSQISTLLREREERKAKEEKERLDREADSANTTNENLLQQQLLLQQMQLQQQQQQMQSNMSIQMQGQVQMQLQQNQIPLQQQQQMQTAAQQPQQHNLQPQQVQLVQQQPLMQQQTSVVQPQQAQQMQQVTQVSQQQVQYQQQQYQQQLQQQYQQQQQQQQQFPQHVSQNLTATSSQCSTPQTVQTQPQFPQVSQQIQQQQHLHQQQQYIQLNQMNVPQQMGHQMQQPQIQILSQPQHMHQQISQPPQVQYSQPQIQHVQNQQYYQQNTAGTSGYSTQPLYQQNISQQVYHSYASSSSSGHVEILSSNQPTAQIYSHPSIPQNTAPPTSQPYMQPQPGQVQASVPTGLNLQSTSSATHIQNTITSTIPNMQSAPTLISNSGHQSQPQQNVLVQMKYSQSSSIPTSVPISSGISVASTTVSQQQQHFISNTEQLCSNTERSSLSKQDTMDSVQSLPTDVPPTIQDQGNVSNVSNISTSQAAMPNEGINQESAENVTSSERSRVKRSGTKRKKPGIKLTVLSVSSNEGQSMIVECQLDTSKQKTVTFKFDRDDMVPTDIANNLVAENLLPQSQCETFVELIEDIVKQLRLDPTRALPLVAHGPPDQSAGGSPVTSRRPRDRDHSLDTAKQVRHGSLTRQSSHRSSYKIHRRHRSRDETSNTSTPTKLLPIDQILSHITGSTSMDKQQNVQTPDSQMGPENTSAEASRRSSTSTQNTDTLTPTNLPSDPTDPTQETIVSATADTVLDAQSILKDETAKSTYIQSQITDSTVNQINEKSKESVVQDTMEQEKEMNKETHFDPITAEVATLTAPPPARKISRFLVSPVVEQKIVTNEEEGSTSVENTDKSNVLTAQPSSLSQSNTIDEGQVKHDDLEVNVLEAQAVIPEKSNIEVVAQNPQCIAEQVDTVQTIQQPVQQSIALQSTVQGQAILPISQMQQNVSAVQSSQQNVMVPGSAITHQSPQQIQVISQNVAMPQKDPQTQVASSGINISGQYQNQSMPCNILLQQQQIPIQQNLTQMHIQPEHQHQGQMQAQRPLQQFQHQQIPQQHQQYVILPRHIPQLQPATIIDERNRRISNISTTSNMSTDSQISEVANMTDDKKQTMIMPNLSMPQTQHVQFISQPDGPNITPLPQTVLEPIQQLQTAPQATVNVPTNVSVPVSVPAHQAVTVEVAPKVTLKTKEVSSTLPDLAQNLANILSNPKSKSVTPHCLTTHEPSQTVNIPGTTILEYKSTLQSEQYFQPIQPEASQIQIQPQLQHNYQVNTTQQGIPQTFQFSQQPHQAQIPLQQTMQLNATHQIDSQLQMAQQNFQQSKWTASMNQNIIQQSASIRHIQQIQPQSQQTIPQHVIQETQNVESCIPSDQSQFHLKLPDQQLLGKVSETEVQEANSTGRTSSEYPLLSENENSSHDITPEHTIVESVDSVLFTQNQALQQQQQQQHQQQQQHRKLSQQNSLDKVSDTTTGTSVPGGTGPQTIADLHQKLVQLTSQPSEALNVGTPPISYPATPHNHQIVGGYDAYMHSLQQKLVNIGMPISTTHGIQGPLSPQTTIQSTTNLADSNVPTSVESSVLTQESSIQQLTLSQTHVDCSLDSPTPTPGGAPVGSETMSPSKESIKVRIQRPGSRLQELEQELAKIHRGSIPATASPQPLTPPVSISSVPPSSVGSIQLQPSLQSTQSLLTTVPPVTAVPVATVTPSVFTSRSDTNTPVQVESQENVSEVAGPPSNAATPIQQHTDMSKNQTEDSKVYHIDDTQGTPVQITHSREGSLPPTQITQPINAPVVEQAEKDERFWTLTPSEEYQLLIKKQTMELESLQRRHREELERFQQHQLQLLIQQQQQASALHQHHHQHHPVLYHTVTTSVPGQTRLPGTEDYLMFNTTPQTPLQKAPSNYPDTDETLRLAMQKLKQTPLQLQPQQAATGIPHAYVIPIPVVPSETMQNVSTQQPTSYTSELTESLEPAHNPTIINSTQYQFTPILPDGTNYAVSSTGSLVTPIPISSSTGSGGYIQYHDNQTLSNFQTFSCTPHGGFFLPAGYRLIYAPSGGTSQSQPATPATPHIGNSHDGTPPAEPLHAANVDNSTAPPSHTDQ; from the exons gtatgagACAAATAGACAACAATCTTCAGGGGGAAGTGGCCTGTCAAGTTTATGTCCAAAGCTGGTGGCCAGTGGAGGTGGCGGTAATCAGAGTGGGATTAGCCTGGCAGTGGGCCACTTAGCCTCTCAAGAAGGAGTAGGTCCTTGCTCAGTCGTAACCACTCAAAGAATCCATAATCACACACATAATCACAAACGCCAAAGAAAATTATCTATTGTCTCACAAGCTGGCACTAGTGCTCATAGTTCTGGAGATAGAAAA ACATCAAATCTAAGCCGTTCCTCTACACCAATTTGCAAAAAACAAGTGCGGACACAAAGGGCTGATCATACGGATTCATTATCGATAACAAGCAACGGAGTCGCCAGTAGTTCACCTTCTTCTAAAAAGAAAGTTTTATCTGCGTTACGAATTTGTGAAAAATCATCATCTCGGAATCTCAATTCACCATCTTTAGATCATGAAAATGATCGCAGTTTTAGCGATGCAGAGGAAGCTATTACAGCAACAGAAAATGTGTTCAATGTGCCAG GATCCAGTTCCACACCTTCAACACCACTTAGTCGATTGAAATCAAAAAAATCGGACGAAGATGAAACGAGTGTGGAATACAATATTGGTAAAGAAGGTGCTGATTCCTCACGGAAGCCATCAGACAAAAAAGGATCACTAGATTCCAACGAAGAAAAGACATCTACATTAGAATGTTTCGAATGTTCTAAAACTTcgaatattataagaaaaatatcgGCAAATAGTATCGACGAAGAAATAAGTGCGCAGAATAAGCAAAAAGTAATTTCTACTTCTTCCACAAGTACGAAATCCAGCAATATAAAATCTAGAAACAAATATGTTGCAGAAAAGATGATTGAGCAACACAATAGCAAAAATTTAAAAGGAATAAATATGGAAAAAAACATAAATACAAGTTCGTCCACAGAAACATCTATGAGTTCAGCaactaataaaaataacgaaaaaaccAAACGGAAAACGTCTAACGAAGAGCCGAAATCTACTAATATTGCAGAGAATGAAGACTTAGCTAAAAATTCTGAGAAAAATGTGATAGATGATAAAGATGACACGCAACAAAGTGAAGAAATGGTGAAAAGCTCAAGATTTGTAACATCAAAAGTGTCAGAAGAAATTGTGGAAACTGAGATTAAGGATATAGATGCGCAAagagaagtagaagaagaagtgACGATATATGATGAAGATGATAATGGCACCAGTATCAGTGATATTGTTGCTACTCAAGCGCTTCATGAATCTCTGAGTAAATTAGGTAAAGTACCACCATTAGATACTGAGTTGAAGAATGTCAAGGATACGAACACCCAAGACGAAACCAAGatggtaaaagaagaaaaagaaaaggaagtcgTGCAAGAAGAAACAGTGGAAGGATTTATTGGTCCTTTACTTGATGAAAATTTTAAAGCAGATGAAAAATTAACACAGAAAACAATGGCTATGGAGGAAGTACGAAATTTATTGATGAAAGTTAAAGTGCAAACTGTtgaagatgatgatgatgaagaaaAGGCTATAGGTATATCACCAGATGGTagatttttaaaatttgaagaagaaattGGTAGAGGCAGCTTTAAGACTGTATATAGAGGTCTGGATACTCAAACTGGTGTAGCCGTTGCTTGGTGTGAATTGCAG gaaaaaaaattaaataagacGGAAAGATTAAGATTTCGAGAGGAAGCAGAAATGTTGAAAGGTTTACAACACCCAAATATTGTCAGGTTTTATGACTATTGGGAAGTTACACTTACACGTAGAAAATATATTGTGCTAGTCACTGAACTTATGACTTCAGGAACCTTGAAAAC GTATCTAagacgatttaaaaaaattaatccaaAAGTCGTAAAATCTTGGTGTCGACAAATTTTGAAAGGCCTTAGTTTCTTGCATTCGAGGTCACCACCGATTATTCATCGTGATTTAAAATGTGACAATATCTTTATTACTGGTACCACAGGAAGTGTAAAAATTGGCGATTTGGGACTTGCTACTCTTAAAAACAGGAGTTTTGCAAAAAGCGTTATCGGAACACCTGAATTTATGGCACCAGAAATGTATGAAGAACATTACGATGAATCCGTTGACGTTTATGCGTTTGGAATGTGTATGCTTGAAATGGCTACTAGTGAATATCCATATTCAGAATGTACTGGACCGGCACAAATATATAAACGCGTAGTATCg GGTGTAAAACCGCAAAGTTACGATAAAGTGGAAAATCCAGAAGTACGTGAGATTATAGAAATGTGCATTCgattaaagaaagaagaacggcCTTTAGTTAAAGATCTTTTAAATCACGAATTTTTTGCGGACGATGTTGGCTTAAAATTAGAAATGGTTTCAAGAGATTCAGCCGTAGCAGATGCGGAATTATCACGTGTTGAATTCCGACTTCGAGTATTGGATCCCAAGAAACGTACTAACAAACATAAAGAGAACGAGGCAATACAGTTTGATTTTGACATTCAAACTGATAATGCAGAAGAAGTAGCCTCAGAAATGGCTAAATCTAGCCTTATACTTGAGGAAGATGTCAAGGCTGTAGCAAAAATGTTAAAATCGCAAATCAGCACTTTGTTACGAGAGAGAGAAGAACGTAAAGccaaagaagaaaaggaacgtTTAGATCGAGAAGCAGATAGTGCTAATACAACCAATGAAAATTTGTTACAACAACAATTATTACTTCAACAAATGCAattgcaacagcaacaacaacagatGCAATCAAATATGAGCATCCAAATGCAAGGTCAAGTACAAATGCAGTTACAACAGAATCAAATACCGttgcaacaacaacaacaaatgCAAACTGCTGCACAACAACCTCAGCAACACAATTTACAACCACAACAAGTTCAATTGGTTCAACAGCAACCATTAATGCAGCAACAAACGTCTGTTGTTCAGCCACAGCAAGCACAACAAATGCAACAAGTGACTCAGGTTTCACAACAGCAAGTGCAGTACCAACAACAACAATATCAGCAACAGTTACAACAACAATatcaacagcagcaacaacagcaacaacaattTCCTCAGCATGTTTCACAAAATTTAACTGCTACTTCTTCACAATGCTCTACCCCTCAGACTGTACAGACTCAACCACAATTTCCTCAAGTATCTCAACAAATACAACAACAGCAACATTTGCATCAGCAACAACAGTACATACAACTGAATCAAATGAATGTGCCGCAACAGATGGGTCATCAAATGCAACAACCACAGATACAAATTTTATCACAACCCCAACATATGCATCAGCAAATATCGCAACCTCCACAAGTGCAATATTCTCAACCACAAATACAGCATGTTCAAAATCAGCAGTACTATCAGCAGAATACGGCAGGAACTTCAGGATACAGTACGCAACCCCTATATCAGCAAAATATATCTCAGCAAGTGTATCATTCATATGCCAGCTCAAGTTCCTCTGGCCATGTCGAGATTTTATCATCCAATCAGCCTACAGCCCAAATTTATTCTCATCCAAGTATCCCTCAAAATACAGCACCTCCAACTTCACAGCCTTACATGCAACCACAGCCAGGACAAGTGCAAGCATCTGTACCAACTGGTCTAAATCTTCAGAGTACGTCATCAGCGACTcatatacaaaatacaataaCATCAACAATTCCAAATATGCAAAGTGCACCTACTCTTATTTCGAACAGTGGACATCAATCTCAGCCTCAACAAAATGTCTTAGttcaaatgaaatattcgcaaagtTCTAGTATCCCTACTTCTGTACCTATATCATCTGGGATTTCTGTGGCATCAACAACAGTGTCTCAGCAACAACAGCATTTCATTTCAAACACAGAACAGCTATGTTCTAACACAGAAAGATCATCTTTATCTAAACAAGATACAATGGATTCTGTGCAATCTTTGCCAACGGACGTACCACCTACTATTCAGGATCAAGGAAATGTCTCTAACGTGTCTAACATAAGCACATCTCAAGCAGCAATGCCAAATGAAgg aATAAATCAAGAAAGTGCAGAGAATGTCACTTCATCCGAAAGATCTAGAGTAAAAAGATCCGGTACGAAACGTAAGAAGCCTGGTATCAAATTAACAGTTTTGTCTGTAAGTAGTAATGAGGGACAATCAATGATTGTTGAATGTCAGTTAGATACCAGCAAACAAAAAACTGTGACATTTAAATTTGATAGAGATGATATGGTACCTACTGACATTGCTAATAACCTG GTTGCTGAAAATTTATTGCCACAATCTCAATGTGAAACGTTCGTTGAATTGATAGAAGACATCGTCAAACAGTTACGTTTGGATCCTACACGGGCTTTACCTTTAGTAGCACATGGTCCACCAGATCAATCTGCCGGTGGTAGTCCAGTTACGAGTCGCCGACCTAGAGATCGTGACCACAGTCTTGATACAGCTAAG CAGGTGAGACATGGCTCGCTAACTCGTCAAAGCAGCCACCGATCGTCGTACAAAATCCATCGTAGACACCGTTCG AGAGACGAAACTTCCAATACTTCTACACCTACGAAATTATTACCGATTGACCAAATTCTTTCTCATATTACGGGCTCCACCTCCATGGATAAGCAACAAAATGTGCAAACTCCTGATAGCCAAATGGGTCCTGAAAACACATCAGCTGAAGCATCTAGAAGATCATCAACCTCTACACAAAATACGGATACATTAACACCGACTAATTTACCAAGCGATCCCACTGATCCAACTCAGGAAACCATAGTTTCTGCAACAGCAGACACAGTGTTAGACGCGCAAAGTATACTTAAAGATGAAACAGCTAAATCAACGTATATCCAAAGTCAAATAACCGATTCGACTGTAaatcaaataaatgaaaaatctaaAGAATCCGTCGTTCAAGATACAATGGAACAAGAGAAAGAAATGAATAAAGAGACACACTTTGATCCCATAACTGCAGAAGTAGCTACATTAACTGCGCCACCTCCAGCACGAAAAATTTCTCGTTTTTTAGTTAGCCCTGTAGTTGAACAGAAGATTGTTACAAATGAAGAAGAAGGATCTACTTCTGTAGAAAATACAGATAAATCTAACGTATTAACAGCTCAGCCTAGTTCATTATCGCAATCAAATACGATTGATGAGGGACAAGTAAAACACGATGATCTAGAAGTGAATGTTTTAGAAGCACAAGCTGTGATTCCTGAAAAATCTAATATCGAAGTCGTTGCGCAAAATCCTCAATGTATCGCAGAACAAGTAGACACTGTTCAAACAATTCAACAACCGGTACAACAATCAATTGCTCTTCAAAGTACTGTACAAGGGCAAGCAATCCTACCCATATCACAAATGCAACAGAATGTTAGTGCTGTGCAATCTAGTCAACAAAATGTAATGGTTCCAGGATCAGCAATAACGCATCAATCGCCTCAACAGATACAAGTTATATCTCAAAACGTAGCCATGCCACAAAAGGATCCACAAACTCAAGTTGCATCGAGCGGAATCAATATATCAGGACAATATCAAAATCAATCTATGCCATGCAATATTCTATTACAGCAACAACAAATTCCTATACAACAAAATTTAACGCAAATGCACATTCAACCTGAACATCAGCATCAGGGACAAATGCAAGCTCAGCGACCATTGCAACAATTTCAACATCAACAAATACCGCAACAACATCAACAATATGTGATACTTCCTAGACATATTCCACAATTACAACCAGCCACAATTATAGACGAAAGAAACCGCAggatttctaatatttctacaACATCGAACATGTCTACGGATTCTCAAATTTCGGAAGTTGCTAATATGACGGACGATAAGAAGCAAACAATGATCATGCCCAATTTATCGATGCCCCAAACACAACatgtacaatttatttctcaaCCAGATGGTCCAAATATCACTCCTTTACCACAGACTGTTTTGGAACCAATCCAACAACTTCAAACAGCACCTCAAGCTACAGTGAATGTCCCAACAAATGTATCTGTACCTGTTTCAGTTCCTGCCCATCAAGCTGTCACTGTAGAAGTTGCTCCTAAAGTTACACTTAAAACTAAAGAAGTTTCATCAACGCTTCCAGATTTAGCACAAAATTTAGCAAATATACTTTCGAACCCGAAATCGAAATCTGTAACTCCTCATTGTTTAACTACCCACGAACCAAGCCAAACTGTAAATATCCCAGGAACTACAATACTCGAATATAAATCTACTCTCCAGTCTGAACAGTATTTTCAACCTATTCAACCAGAAGCAAGTCAAATACAAATACAACCGCAATTACAGCATAATTATCAAGTGAACACAACACAGCAAGGAATTCCACAAACGTTTCAATTTAGTCAACAACCTCATCAAGCTCAAATACCTCTGCAGCAAACAATGCAACTGAATGCAACACATCAGATCGACTCTCAGTTACAAATGGCGCAACAAAATTTTCAACAGAGCAAATGGACTGCTTCTATGaatcaaaatattatacagcAATCTGCATCAATCAGACATATTCAACAGATTCAACCACAATCGCAACAAACTATCCCGCAACACGTTATACAAGAAACTCAAAATGTAGAAAGTTGCATTCCTTCCGACCAATCTCAGTTTCATTTAAAGCTCCCTGATCAACAACTCTTAGGAAAAGTATCCGAAACAGAAGTTCAAGAAGCTAATTCAACTGg GCGTACAAGTTCTGAATATCCTTTATTATCGGAGAACGAAAACTCTAGCCATGATATAACTCCTGAACATACGATCGTTGAATCTGTAGATTCGGTATTATTTACACAAAATCAAGCAttgcaacaacagcagcaacagcaacaccaacaacagcaacaacatcGAAAACTTAGTCAACAGAATTCACTAGATAAAGTCTCAGATACGACTACTGGAACTAGTGTTCCAGGTGGAACAGGTCCACAAACAATAGCAGATCTCCATCAAAAGCTTGTTCAATTAACAAGTCAGCCGTCCGAAGCGCTTAATGTAGGCACACCTCCTATAAGTTATCCAGCTACTCCTCATAATCACCAGATAGTAGGTGGATATGATGCCTACATGCATTCTTTGCAACAGAAACTTGTTAATATTGGCATGCCAATTTCCACTACACATGGCATa CAGGGTCCTCTATCACCTCAGACTACAATACAATCGACTACAAACTTGGCTGATTCAAATGTTCCAACAAGTGTGGAAAGTTCTGTTTTAACTCAAGAAAGCTCAATTCAACAACTTACGCTTTCTCAAACT CATGTAGATTGCTCTCTCGATAGTCCAACTCCAACACCTGGAGGGGCTCCTGTAGGGTCTGAAACTATGAGTCCGAGTAAAGAGAGTATAAAAGTTCGAATCCAAAGACCGGGATCTCGTCTCCAAGAATTAGAACAAGAATTAGCAAAAATTCACAGAGGATCAATTCCAGCAACAGCTTCTCCACAACCTTTAACACCGCCTGTATCCATCAGTTCTGTTCCGCCGTCGTCCGTTGGTTCTATTCAGCTGCAACCATCGTTACAGTCTACTCAAAGTTTATTGACTACTGTTCCACCTGTAACTGCTGTACCTGTTGCTACTGTTACTCCCAGTGTCTTTACATCACGCTCTGATACGAACACTCCAGTGCAAGTAGAATCTCAAGAAAATGTTTCTGAG GTCGCAGGTCCTCCTAGTAATGCTGCTACACCGATTCAACAACATACCGATATGTCAAAAAATCAAACAGAAGATTCGAAGGTTTATCATATAGATGACACACAGG GTACGCCAGTACAAATAACTCACAGCCGTGAAGGTTCTCTTCCACCTACGCAAATTACTCAGCCTATTAATGCTCCTGTCGTAGAA caaGCAGAAAAAGATGAGAGATTTTGGACATTAACACCAAGTGAAGAATATCAATTGCTTATAAAAAA GCAAACTATGGAATTGGAATCCCTGCAAAGAAGACACAGAGAAGAATTGGAACGATTTCAACAGCATCAATTGCAACTATTAATTCAACAGCAACAGCAAGCAAGTGCACTTCATCAACATCACCATCAACATCATCCAGTGCTTTATCATACTGTTACGACTAGTGTGCCAG GACAAACTAGACTTCCAGGTACAGAAGACTATTTAATGTTTAACACAACGCCCCAAACTCCTTTACAAAAAGCTCCAAGTAATTATCCAGATACCGATGAAACATTACGATTAGCTATGCAGAAATTGAAGCAAACTCCTTTGCAACTACAACCACAACAGGCGGCAACTGGAATACCACACGCTTATGTTATTCCAATTCCAGTAGTGCCTTCTGAAACTATGCAAAACGTGTCTACTCAACAACCTACTAGTTATACAAGTGAACTAACTGAATCTCTAGAGCCAGCACATAATCCGACAATTATAAATTCAACGCAATATCAGTTCACGCCTATATTACCAGATGGAACAAATTATGCAGTATCCTCTACTGGATCATTAGTTACACCTATACCGATATCAAGTTCAACGGGAAGTGGAGGTTACATCCAGTATCACGATAATCAAAcattatcaaattttcaaacatttagTTGCACACCACATGGCGGTTTCTTTTTACCAGCTGGCTATCGGCTAATATACGCTCCTTCTGGTGGAACGTCTCAGTCGCAGCCAGCTACACCAGCTACCCCACATATAGGAAATTCTCATGACGGTACACCGCCGGCAGAACCTTTGCACGCTGCAAATGTTGACAATTCAACAGCTCCACCTTCCCATACCGATCAATAA